In Daphnia magna isolate NIES linkage group LG7, ASM2063170v1.1, whole genome shotgun sequence, a single genomic region encodes these proteins:
- the LOC116926027 gene encoding hormone receptor 4 isoform X1 — translation MTVTVVLSSDPGGKMSLFQDLKLKRRKVDSRCSSDGESLMESSTSASPDCSAATPPRSGGEDGCDGSASHSVRQEGGEECAAGHSNQILDHPPGAGGGATSITVVCNGRIIKQEDEEDEEEDDGVEEDGDEDETPERSSHVSASSASDGGFVSSPGLSRESRATPDSLGADDLQHRLCDDSGTGSALMIVVKQEALDDEEEADDHHAEESAVTAAERQQAQKRARNRDEADEAVTVKSIKTKSLSSPFQDDDQLRPLVKEFVADEGAIASAVGSNPSVHSPPTAVVKTESRHHSPSSATCVSSSDHSGIRSWPTRSSPNGHTSNSNSNNNNNNNNSNKSIRPEIIFSHRRASSSTVVGSISLDSSANGGSRTAAPLSTHPPGCGSSPDRHHPPHQNGSNKQQLNCSSSVAANPRVPSVILGQSGGVKTMVWTGHWADQQQQQQQQQQQPTPSRPRSVPNGLDVQQSSPLMMAVHHNIRPGAKQNNGRLEGSNVQDAASIRLSIDGLLSLAQSSSERRHGNVSRSSPLQASPSSSTVSPTERPSVVNIQRLSPTSSSASVSMAVGSSTPPHFASPLRVQTPTTSTSCSSSSSSSSSSSSPSQLSSLSSRHQQGSGSPPAVGLLTVARSHHHHPPGGYPFPDTPPSLSLDRVGQPNGHLMSSPSSSTRLMENGHHQGLPPSISRPPALHLLSRSTNLSSSSLSSSSSSSSSSSSSSSSSSSSSSSSPPISGASGSNAMAPPPSSGTNGQQTLSMERLWENAERSAAVVKQQQHQQQQQQQQQRPDSQALDYSVCSGRSSIIVSSNNVINHHHQQQQQQQQQQHHHPHPHHHNHHNHNNHLHTNGHHDNGSNQAATSSIHQLPSSIVTAINGGGGGGGGGGRSASVNGTHGAPDGNRMEEDDEDTPMICMICEDKATGLHYGIITCEGCKGFFKRTVQNKRVYTCVAEGNCEITKAQRNRCQYCRFQKCLAQGMVLAAVREDRMPGGRNSGAVYNLYKVKYRKHKKNNNKNTSVTNGVTAALAVKAVMEANAAAMVNGKMQQQQQQQQQQQQQQQQVMSSNGIHRKSPASSMAVMDQQQQQQQQQQQQHQQPPQQHQLQHQQHGMMAGSGQHNGPQQQHQQVPRIANGNILKTALTNPSEVLHLRRRLESAVTSSRDAITLPYETAMPTICTLIYCDEFEDIATLKLDELLDTKAELSDKLCQIGDSIVYKLVQWTKRLPFYSELPVEVHTRLLTHKWHELLVLTTSAYQAIHGPRKTWSGPEPTEHDFVQQVSANLVTLQTCLAAMMGRPLTLDQLRQDVGLMVERITHVTMMLQRSQLRMEEYVCLKVIAMLSQPKGSGSVELEAIQERYMQCLQSYVEHNYPQSPGRFSDLLSRLPEVQSAATLLLESKMFYVPFLLNSAIHR, via the exons ATGACGGTGACGGTGGTGCTATCTAGCGATCCTGGTGGAAAGATGAGCTTATTCCAGGACCTGAAGCTCAAACGGAGAAAAGTCGATTCGCGATGCAGTAGCGATg GTGAAAGCCTGATGGAGTCGAGCACCTCGGCCTCACCCGACTGCAGCGCTGCCACGCCGCCCAGGAGCGGTGGCGAGGACGGTTGCGACGGAAGTGCCAGCCACTCCGTCCGCCAGGAAGGTGGCGAAGAATGTGCCGCCGGCCATAGCAACCAAATCCTAGACCATCCACCTGGTGCTGGTGGTGGTGCGACGAGCATCACGGTCGTTTGCAATGGACGAATTATCAAACAAGAggatgaagaagacgaagaagaagatgacggCGTAGAAGAGGACGGCGATGAAGACGAGACGCCAGAACGATCGTCTCACGTATCCGCATCGAGCGCCAGCGACGGAGGATTCGTCTCCTCACCTGGGTTATCCCGCGAAAG TAGGGCGACGCCGGATTCTTTAGGCGCCGACGACCTCCAGCACCGGCTGTGCGATGATTCCGGAACGGGATCCGCTTTAATGATCGTCGTCAAACAGGAAGCGCTCGACGACGAGGAAGAGGCCGATGATCATCACGCAGAGGAGTCGGCAGTCACGGCTGCCGAGCGACAACAAGCTCAAAAGCGAGCACGGAATCGAGACGAGGCGGATGAGGCGGTGACGGTGAAATCAATCAAGACGAAAAGCTTGAGCTCACCATTCCAAGATGACGATCAGCTGCGGCCGCTTGTCAAAGAATTTGTAGCGGACGAGGGCGCCATTGCGTCGGCCGTCGGATCGAATCCGTCTGTGCATTCACCGCCGACGGCGGTGGTCAAAACGGAAAGCCGACACCACAGTCCGTCGTCAGCCACTTGCGTAAGCAGTTCCGATCACAGCGGCATCCGCTCGTGGCCCACCCGATCCTCACCCAACGGCCACACCAGCAATAGCAACagcaataacaacaacaacaacaacaacagcaacaaatcgATCCGGCCGGAAATCATTTTTAGCCACCGGAGAGCGTCGTCGTCCACCGTCGTCGGATCTATTTCACTGGATTCATCCGCTAACGGTGGATCCAGGACGGCAGCTCCTCTTTCGACGCATCCGCCGGGCTGTGGCTCATCGCCCGATCGTCATCACCCTCCTCATCAGAACGGAAGCAATAAGCAACAGTTGAATTGTTCCTCTTCCGTCGCGGCTAATCCTCGAGTGCCGTCGGTCATCCTGGGCCAATCTGGCGGAGTCAAGACGATGGTGTGGACGGGCCATTGGGCGgatcaacagcagcagcagcagcagcagcagcaacagccgACACCGTCCCGGCCGCGCTCCGTGCCCAACGGCTTGGATGTCCAACAGAGTTCGCCATTGATGATGGCCGTCCATCACAACATCCGTCCAGGTGCTAAGCAGAACAACGGCAGGTTGGAGGGCAGCAACGTGCAAGATGCAGCCAGCATCCGCTTGTCGATTGACGGATTGCTTAGTCTGGCTCAGTCGTCATCGGAGCGTCGCCATGGCAACGTTTCTAGGTCATCTCCTCTGCAG GCGAGTCCAAGTAGTAGCACAGTCAGTCCAACGGAAAGGCCTAGCGTGGTCAACATCCAGCGGCTGAGTCCCACATCGTCGTCGGCTTCTGTTTCCATGGCCGTCGGTTCGTCGACCCCGCCTCATTTCGCCTCTCCGCTGCGCGTCCAAACGCCCACCACTTCGACGTCGTgctcgtcgtcgtcgtcgtcatcgtcgtcgtcgtcttctcCTTCTCAATTGTCTTCTTTGTCATCACGTCATCAGCAAGGATCCGGCTCTCCTCCGGCCGTGGGTCTCTTGACCGTAGCCAGAAGCCATCATCACCATCCGCCGGGCGGCTATCCATTTCCGGACACGCCTCCGTCCCTATCGCTGGATCGCGTCGGCCAACCCAATGGCCACTTGATGTCTTCGCCATCATCATCCACCCGGCTGATGGAGAACGGCCATCACCAAGGTCTTCCGCCTTCCATATCGCGTCCGCCGGCCCTCCATCTGTTGTCGCGATCCACcaatttgtcttcttcttcgttgtcgtcgtcgtcatcgtcgtcttcTTCCTCGTCCtcctcttcgtcgtcatcgtcatcTTCCTCGTCTTCATCACCTCCTATTTCAGGCGCTTCCGGCTCGAACGCCATGGCTCCGCCCCCTTCGTCCGGCACCAATGGCCAACAAACGCTGTCGATGGAGCGGCTGTGGGAAAACGCGGAGCGATCGGCCGCCGTCGTcaaacagcaacaacatcagcaacaacagcagcaacaacagcaaaggccGGATTCGCAAGCGCTGGACTATTCCGTCTGTTCCGGCCGGTCGTCCATCATTGTCAGTTCCAATAACGTCATTAACCACcaccaccagcagcagcagcagcagcagcagcagcagcaccacCACCCTCACCCCCACCACCACAACCACCACAACCACAATAATCACCTTCACACTAACGGTCACCATGACAACGGTAGCAATCAGGCAGCGACCTCATCCATCCATCAGCTTCCATCGTCCATCGTGACGGCCATCAATGGCGGAGGAGGTGGCGGCGGAGGTGGTGGTCGGTCCGCCTCCGTCAACGGCACTCACGGAGCACCCGACGGCAACCGGATGGAAGAGGACGACGAAGACACGCCCATGATTTGCATGATCTGCGAGGATAAAGCCACTGGGCTGCACTACGGCATCATCACCTGTGAAGG GTGCAAAGGTTTCTTTAAGCGGACGGTGCAAAACAAGCGCGTCTACACTTGCGTGGCCGAGGGCAATTGCGAAATCACCAAAGCGCAGCGCAATCGCTGCCAATATTGCCGCTTTCAGAAATGCCTGGCCCAGGGCATGGTGCTGGCTGCCGTCAGGGAGGATCGCATGCCCGGCGGAAGGAATTCCGGTGCTGTTTACAACCTGTACAAGGTCAAATACCGCAAGCACAAGAAgaacaataataaaaacacGTCGGTGACGAACGGCGTGACGGCCGCTCTGGCCGTCAAGGCTGTCATGGAAGCCAATGCGGCAGCTATGGTTAATGGCAAGatgcagcagcaacaacagcaacaacaacagcaacagcaacagcagcagcaggtgATGAGCAGTAACGGCATTCACCGGAAATCACCTGCCAGTAGTATGGCCGTCATGgatcaacagcagcagcaacaacaacaacaacagcagcaacaccAGCAGCCGCCGCAGCAGCATCAGCTTCAACATCAGCAGCACGGAATGATGGCCGGCTCGGGCCAGCACAACGGCCCACAACAGCAGCATCAGCAAGTGCCACGGATCGCCAACGGCAACATTCTCAAGACGGCGCTGACCAACCCGAGCGAGGTGCTCCATCTGAGGCGACGACTGGAGAGCGCCGTCACGTCCAGCCGGGACGCCATCACTTTGCCTTACGAGACGGCCATGCCCACCATTTGCACGCTCATTTATTGTGATGAGTTTGAAGACATTGCTACCTTAAAG ttGGATGAATTACTGGACACCAAAGCCGAATTGTCGGACAAACTCTGCCAAATAGGAGACTCTATAGTCTATAAGCTGGTACAGTGGACCAAACGTCTTCCCTTCTACTCGGAGCTGCCCGTCGAG gtgcATACGAGATTGTTGACGCACAAATGGCACGAACTGCTGGTGTTGACGACGTCCGCCTATCAGGCGATCCACGGGCCGCGCAAAACTTGGTCCGGTCCCGAACCCACCGAACACGATTTCGTCCAACAG GTATCAGCCAACCTAGTCACCCTTCAAACATGTTTAGCCGCCATGATGGGTCGACCCTTGACCCTGGATCAGTTGAGACAGGATGTGGGCCTCATGGTGGAGCGCATCACCCACGTCACGATGATGCTGCAAAGGAGCCAGTTGCGGATGGAAGAGTATGTCTGTCTCAAAGTCATCGCCATGCTCAGCCAAC CGAAAGGTAGCGGCAGCGTCGAACTGGAAGCCATCCAAGAACGGTACATGCAGTGCCTACAGAGCTATGTCGAACACAACTATCCACAATCGCCTGGGCGATTTTCTGATCTCCTATCACGTTTACCTGAG GTCCAATCGGCTGCTACCTTGCTGCTGGaaagtaaaatgttttacgttcCTTTCCTGCTGAACTCGGCCATTCACAGATAG
- the LOC116926027 gene encoding hormone receptor 4 isoform X2 gives MTVTVVLSSDPGGKMSLFQDLKLKRRKVDSRCSSDGESLMESSTSASPDCSAATPPRSGGEDGCDGSASHSVRQEGGEECAAGHSNQILDHPPGAGGGATSITVVCNGRIIKQEDEEDEEEDDGVEEDGDEDETPERSSHVSASSASDGGFVSSPGLSRERATPDSLGADDLQHRLCDDSGTGSALMIVVKQEALDDEEEADDHHAEESAVTAAERQQAQKRARNRDEADEAVTVKSIKTKSLSSPFQDDDQLRPLVKEFVADEGAIASAVGSNPSVHSPPTAVVKTESRHHSPSSATCVSSSDHSGIRSWPTRSSPNGHTSNSNSNNNNNNNNSNKSIRPEIIFSHRRASSSTVVGSISLDSSANGGSRTAAPLSTHPPGCGSSPDRHHPPHQNGSNKQQLNCSSSVAANPRVPSVILGQSGGVKTMVWTGHWADQQQQQQQQQQQPTPSRPRSVPNGLDVQQSSPLMMAVHHNIRPGAKQNNGRLEGSNVQDAASIRLSIDGLLSLAQSSSERRHGNVSRSSPLQASPSSSTVSPTERPSVVNIQRLSPTSSSASVSMAVGSSTPPHFASPLRVQTPTTSTSCSSSSSSSSSSSSPSQLSSLSSRHQQGSGSPPAVGLLTVARSHHHHPPGGYPFPDTPPSLSLDRVGQPNGHLMSSPSSSTRLMENGHHQGLPPSISRPPALHLLSRSTNLSSSSLSSSSSSSSSSSSSSSSSSSSSSSSPPISGASGSNAMAPPPSSGTNGQQTLSMERLWENAERSAAVVKQQQHQQQQQQQQQRPDSQALDYSVCSGRSSIIVSSNNVINHHHQQQQQQQQQQHHHPHPHHHNHHNHNNHLHTNGHHDNGSNQAATSSIHQLPSSIVTAINGGGGGGGGGGRSASVNGTHGAPDGNRMEEDDEDTPMICMICEDKATGLHYGIITCEGCKGFFKRTVQNKRVYTCVAEGNCEITKAQRNRCQYCRFQKCLAQGMVLAAVREDRMPGGRNSGAVYNLYKVKYRKHKKNNNKNTSVTNGVTAALAVKAVMEANAAAMVNGKMQQQQQQQQQQQQQQQQVMSSNGIHRKSPASSMAVMDQQQQQQQQQQQQHQQPPQQHQLQHQQHGMMAGSGQHNGPQQQHQQVPRIANGNILKTALTNPSEVLHLRRRLESAVTSSRDAITLPYETAMPTICTLIYCDEFEDIATLKLDELLDTKAELSDKLCQIGDSIVYKLVQWTKRLPFYSELPVEVHTRLLTHKWHELLVLTTSAYQAIHGPRKTWSGPEPTEHDFVQQVSANLVTLQTCLAAMMGRPLTLDQLRQDVGLMVERITHVTMMLQRSQLRMEEYVCLKVIAMLSQPKGSGSVELEAIQERYMQCLQSYVEHNYPQSPGRFSDLLSRLPEVQSAATLLLESKMFYVPFLLNSAIHR, from the exons ATGACGGTGACGGTGGTGCTATCTAGCGATCCTGGTGGAAAGATGAGCTTATTCCAGGACCTGAAGCTCAAACGGAGAAAAGTCGATTCGCGATGCAGTAGCGATg GTGAAAGCCTGATGGAGTCGAGCACCTCGGCCTCACCCGACTGCAGCGCTGCCACGCCGCCCAGGAGCGGTGGCGAGGACGGTTGCGACGGAAGTGCCAGCCACTCCGTCCGCCAGGAAGGTGGCGAAGAATGTGCCGCCGGCCATAGCAACCAAATCCTAGACCATCCACCTGGTGCTGGTGGTGGTGCGACGAGCATCACGGTCGTTTGCAATGGACGAATTATCAAACAAGAggatgaagaagacgaagaagaagatgacggCGTAGAAGAGGACGGCGATGAAGACGAGACGCCAGAACGATCGTCTCACGTATCCGCATCGAGCGCCAGCGACGGAGGATTCGTCTCCTCACCTGGGTTATCCCGCGAAAG GGCGACGCCGGATTCTTTAGGCGCCGACGACCTCCAGCACCGGCTGTGCGATGATTCCGGAACGGGATCCGCTTTAATGATCGTCGTCAAACAGGAAGCGCTCGACGACGAGGAAGAGGCCGATGATCATCACGCAGAGGAGTCGGCAGTCACGGCTGCCGAGCGACAACAAGCTCAAAAGCGAGCACGGAATCGAGACGAGGCGGATGAGGCGGTGACGGTGAAATCAATCAAGACGAAAAGCTTGAGCTCACCATTCCAAGATGACGATCAGCTGCGGCCGCTTGTCAAAGAATTTGTAGCGGACGAGGGCGCCATTGCGTCGGCCGTCGGATCGAATCCGTCTGTGCATTCACCGCCGACGGCGGTGGTCAAAACGGAAAGCCGACACCACAGTCCGTCGTCAGCCACTTGCGTAAGCAGTTCCGATCACAGCGGCATCCGCTCGTGGCCCACCCGATCCTCACCCAACGGCCACACCAGCAATAGCAACagcaataacaacaacaacaacaacaacagcaacaaatcgATCCGGCCGGAAATCATTTTTAGCCACCGGAGAGCGTCGTCGTCCACCGTCGTCGGATCTATTTCACTGGATTCATCCGCTAACGGTGGATCCAGGACGGCAGCTCCTCTTTCGACGCATCCGCCGGGCTGTGGCTCATCGCCCGATCGTCATCACCCTCCTCATCAGAACGGAAGCAATAAGCAACAGTTGAATTGTTCCTCTTCCGTCGCGGCTAATCCTCGAGTGCCGTCGGTCATCCTGGGCCAATCTGGCGGAGTCAAGACGATGGTGTGGACGGGCCATTGGGCGgatcaacagcagcagcagcagcagcagcagcaacagccgACACCGTCCCGGCCGCGCTCCGTGCCCAACGGCTTGGATGTCCAACAGAGTTCGCCATTGATGATGGCCGTCCATCACAACATCCGTCCAGGTGCTAAGCAGAACAACGGCAGGTTGGAGGGCAGCAACGTGCAAGATGCAGCCAGCATCCGCTTGTCGATTGACGGATTGCTTAGTCTGGCTCAGTCGTCATCGGAGCGTCGCCATGGCAACGTTTCTAGGTCATCTCCTCTGCAG GCGAGTCCAAGTAGTAGCACAGTCAGTCCAACGGAAAGGCCTAGCGTGGTCAACATCCAGCGGCTGAGTCCCACATCGTCGTCGGCTTCTGTTTCCATGGCCGTCGGTTCGTCGACCCCGCCTCATTTCGCCTCTCCGCTGCGCGTCCAAACGCCCACCACTTCGACGTCGTgctcgtcgtcgtcgtcgtcatcgtcgtcgtcgtcttctcCTTCTCAATTGTCTTCTTTGTCATCACGTCATCAGCAAGGATCCGGCTCTCCTCCGGCCGTGGGTCTCTTGACCGTAGCCAGAAGCCATCATCACCATCCGCCGGGCGGCTATCCATTTCCGGACACGCCTCCGTCCCTATCGCTGGATCGCGTCGGCCAACCCAATGGCCACTTGATGTCTTCGCCATCATCATCCACCCGGCTGATGGAGAACGGCCATCACCAAGGTCTTCCGCCTTCCATATCGCGTCCGCCGGCCCTCCATCTGTTGTCGCGATCCACcaatttgtcttcttcttcgttgtcgtcgtcgtcatcgtcgtcttcTTCCTCGTCCtcctcttcgtcgtcatcgtcatcTTCCTCGTCTTCATCACCTCCTATTTCAGGCGCTTCCGGCTCGAACGCCATGGCTCCGCCCCCTTCGTCCGGCACCAATGGCCAACAAACGCTGTCGATGGAGCGGCTGTGGGAAAACGCGGAGCGATCGGCCGCCGTCGTcaaacagcaacaacatcagcaacaacagcagcaacaacagcaaaggccGGATTCGCAAGCGCTGGACTATTCCGTCTGTTCCGGCCGGTCGTCCATCATTGTCAGTTCCAATAACGTCATTAACCACcaccaccagcagcagcagcagcagcagcagcagcagcaccacCACCCTCACCCCCACCACCACAACCACCACAACCACAATAATCACCTTCACACTAACGGTCACCATGACAACGGTAGCAATCAGGCAGCGACCTCATCCATCCATCAGCTTCCATCGTCCATCGTGACGGCCATCAATGGCGGAGGAGGTGGCGGCGGAGGTGGTGGTCGGTCCGCCTCCGTCAACGGCACTCACGGAGCACCCGACGGCAACCGGATGGAAGAGGACGACGAAGACACGCCCATGATTTGCATGATCTGCGAGGATAAAGCCACTGGGCTGCACTACGGCATCATCACCTGTGAAGG GTGCAAAGGTTTCTTTAAGCGGACGGTGCAAAACAAGCGCGTCTACACTTGCGTGGCCGAGGGCAATTGCGAAATCACCAAAGCGCAGCGCAATCGCTGCCAATATTGCCGCTTTCAGAAATGCCTGGCCCAGGGCATGGTGCTGGCTGCCGTCAGGGAGGATCGCATGCCCGGCGGAAGGAATTCCGGTGCTGTTTACAACCTGTACAAGGTCAAATACCGCAAGCACAAGAAgaacaataataaaaacacGTCGGTGACGAACGGCGTGACGGCCGCTCTGGCCGTCAAGGCTGTCATGGAAGCCAATGCGGCAGCTATGGTTAATGGCAAGatgcagcagcaacaacagcaacaacaacagcaacagcaacagcagcagcaggtgATGAGCAGTAACGGCATTCACCGGAAATCACCTGCCAGTAGTATGGCCGTCATGgatcaacagcagcagcaacaacaacaacaacagcagcaacaccAGCAGCCGCCGCAGCAGCATCAGCTTCAACATCAGCAGCACGGAATGATGGCCGGCTCGGGCCAGCACAACGGCCCACAACAGCAGCATCAGCAAGTGCCACGGATCGCCAACGGCAACATTCTCAAGACGGCGCTGACCAACCCGAGCGAGGTGCTCCATCTGAGGCGACGACTGGAGAGCGCCGTCACGTCCAGCCGGGACGCCATCACTTTGCCTTACGAGACGGCCATGCCCACCATTTGCACGCTCATTTATTGTGATGAGTTTGAAGACATTGCTACCTTAAAG ttGGATGAATTACTGGACACCAAAGCCGAATTGTCGGACAAACTCTGCCAAATAGGAGACTCTATAGTCTATAAGCTGGTACAGTGGACCAAACGTCTTCCCTTCTACTCGGAGCTGCCCGTCGAG gtgcATACGAGATTGTTGACGCACAAATGGCACGAACTGCTGGTGTTGACGACGTCCGCCTATCAGGCGATCCACGGGCCGCGCAAAACTTGGTCCGGTCCCGAACCCACCGAACACGATTTCGTCCAACAG GTATCAGCCAACCTAGTCACCCTTCAAACATGTTTAGCCGCCATGATGGGTCGACCCTTGACCCTGGATCAGTTGAGACAGGATGTGGGCCTCATGGTGGAGCGCATCACCCACGTCACGATGATGCTGCAAAGGAGCCAGTTGCGGATGGAAGAGTATGTCTGTCTCAAAGTCATCGCCATGCTCAGCCAAC CGAAAGGTAGCGGCAGCGTCGAACTGGAAGCCATCCAAGAACGGTACATGCAGTGCCTACAGAGCTATGTCGAACACAACTATCCACAATCGCCTGGGCGATTTTCTGATCTCCTATCACGTTTACCTGAG GTCCAATCGGCTGCTACCTTGCTGCTGGaaagtaaaatgttttacgttcCTTTCCTGCTGAACTCGGCCATTCACAGATAG